The following are encoded in a window of Cytophagales bacterium genomic DNA:
- a CDS encoding SDR family oxidoreductase: MENSNKLIVITGGTKGIGRAIVEKFAQNSFDIVTCSRKEKDLEKLRREFFTKNPDVNFWPACADLSKKEDVNSFLQFIRKLKRQVNILVNNVGIYEPGQVHNEVEGILEKMISTNLYSAYHLTRGLIGDMIKRKSGHIFNICSTASITPYVDGGAYCISKYALYGMTKVLREEMKEYNIRITAVLPGATLTSSWDEESVSSDRLMKAEDVAEAVFNAYSLSKNTVVEEILMRPQRGDIVD, from the coding sequence ATGGAAAACTCAAATAAATTGATAGTGATTACAGGTGGCACTAAAGGCATAGGCAGGGCAATTGTTGAAAAATTTGCTCAAAATAGCTTTGATATTGTTACCTGCTCAAGGAAAGAAAAGGATTTGGAAAAACTTAGGCGGGAATTTTTTACAAAAAATCCTGATGTTAACTTTTGGCCTGCTTGTGCAGATTTGTCTAAAAAAGAAGATGTAAACAGTTTTCTTCAATTTATTAGAAAATTAAAAAGGCAGGTAAATATCCTGGTAAATAATGTAGGTATTTATGAACCAGGCCAGGTGCATAATGAAGTTGAAGGTATTTTGGAAAAAATGATCTCCACCAATTTGTACAGCGCCTATCATTTAACAAGAGGATTGATAGGGGATATGATAAAAAGAAAATCCGGTCATATTTTCAATATTTGCTCAACGGCAAGCATCACCCCTTATGTTGATGGCGGTGCATACTGTATTTCAAAATATGCTTTATATGGAATGACGAAAGTGCTGAGGGAAGAAATGAAGGAATATAATATCAGGATCACTGCAGTGTTGCCTGGCGCTACGCTTACTTCAAGCTGGGATGAGGAAAGTGTTTCGTCTGACAGATTGATGAAAGCTGAAGATGTGGCAGAGGCGGTTTTTAATGCTTATTCATTGTCAAAAAATACGGTAGTGGAAGAAATATTGATGAGGCCGCAGAGGGGGGATATTGTTGATTGA
- a CDS encoding DUF3782 domain-containing protein, with protein MDIGKTHFPDKKETESKFDRILKEIQQDRIEQSKKWEKQNKKWDEQDKKWEKQNKKWDGQDKKWEKQNKKWDGQNKKWEKQDKKWEKNHAEIRKLGVSIDKTLLRLETMDKRHVSSIGALGARWGLNTEATFRNAIKGILEPHFNFEVTNIQDYDEEGGVFGHPEQIELDIAIFNKTTYLIEIKSSMSRADMYIFNKKASFYIKKHKTKNTKLIVISPMIDDKAKKMAKKLNITAYSHYSDVEL; from the coding sequence TTGGATATTGGCAAAACCCATTTTCCTGATAAAAAAGAAACAGAAAGCAAGTTTGATAGAATTCTGAAAGAAATACAACAAGATAGAATTGAACAAAGCAAGAAATGGGAAAAACAAAACAAGAAATGGGATGAACAAGATAAGAAATGGGAAAAACAAAACAAGAAATGGGATGGACAAGATAAGAAATGGGAAAAACAAAACAAGAAATGGGATGGACAAAACAAGAAATGGGAAAAACAAGATAAAAAATGGGAAAAAAATCATGCAGAAATAAGAAAGCTTGGAGTTAGTATAGATAAAACATTACTACGGCTTGAAACAATGGATAAAAGACATGTATCTTCAATAGGCGCTTTAGGCGCCCGTTGGGGATTAAATACAGAGGCTACTTTCCGTAACGCAATAAAGGGGATACTTGAACCTCATTTCAATTTCGAAGTAACAAATATTCAGGATTACGATGAAGAAGGTGGTGTATTTGGCCATCCTGAACAAATTGAATTGGATATTGCTATTTTTAACAAAACCACCTATTTAATTGAGATAAAATCCTCAATGAGTAGAGCTGACATGTATATTTTTAATAAGAAGGCATCGTTTTATATAAAAAAACATAAAACAAAAAACACTAAGCTGATAGTCATTTCGCCAATGATTGATGATAAAGCAAAAAAAATGGCAAAAAAACTTAATATTACTGCGTACAGTCATTATTCTGATGTAGAATTATAA